A genomic region of Platichthys flesus chromosome 4, fPlaFle2.1, whole genome shotgun sequence contains the following coding sequences:
- the LOC133951882 gene encoding protein IWS1 homolog isoform X7 → MDGEEEDFMSGARSDDGGGTPVQDEHPGSDGEDVRSDRHESEDEDSHGEDGPQAAEPSGAASGSDNEERTAADSDSEVEAPRSHHNKSDSEVEAPRPADSDSEVEAPGSHHDKSDSEVEAPRPADSDSEVEAPRPADRDSPVKHRTSGSDNEDSSPVKHRASDHEEGEGSSPPLKRRGSSSDGGEGGGRPQAAADSDSENEDVKPAASKQSKADSDSDTETPTKRKAAQIDSDEEEGGGRKQEEVGGGGKWNAVMQSDSEDEEEGQKRKAAAGSDGEKQEEEPRDDSDDETPVKRKKAILSDSEEEEKVDKPAAKRSRAVSDDDENSDSDAAGGPDKSLAAKLRELGSDSASEEERSKAAGGNQDEQALFGSDSESGDEEEKMIADIFGESGEEEEEEFTGFNQEDLEGEKQQAKEQQQQQQQEESESDDGVDRSGQDNSFMSDFDIMLARRKAMNSKRRRHRDGGTFISDADDVVSAMICKMTEAAEEDRTLNSQKKPALKKLTLLPQVVMHLKKQDLKETFIDSGVMSAIKEWISPLPDKSLPALRIREELLKILQELPSVSQETLKHSGIGRSVMFLYKHPKESRPNKDLALKLINEWSRPIFGLTSNYKGMTREERQQRDLDQQMPQKRRLSQPQKVERAEEPDVFSPPTSSGGQTPRRDLEKQLTGEEKALRPGDPGFCARARVPMPSNKDYVVRPKWNVEGDSSRGPMKKGVSRVDKQMRRIAEVRRLTKPGHAVKISVQGNHMPL, encoded by the exons aTGACGGCGGCGGCACTCCGGTTCAGGACGAACACCCGGGGTCAGACGGCGAGGACGTGAGGAGCGACAGACACGAGTCTGAG GACGAGGACAGCCACGGGGAGGACGGCCCTCAGGCCGCGGAGCCCAGCGGGGCCGCCAGCGGCTCCGACAACGAGGAGCGCACAGCGGCCGACAGTGACTCCGAGGTGGAGGCCCCCAGGAGCCACCACAACAAGAGTGACTCCGAGGTGGAGGCCCCCCGTCCTGCCGACAGTGACTCCGAGGTGGAGGCCCCCGGGAGCCACCACGACAAGAGTGACTCCGAGGTGGAGGCCCCCCGTCCTGCCGACAGTGACTCCGAG GTGGAGGCCCCCCGTCCTGCCGACCGCGACTCCCCGGTCAAACACAGGACGAGTGGATCAGACAACGAGGATTCGTCACCGGTCAAACACAGAGCGTCGGAtcatgaggagggggaggggtcGTCTCCTCCTCTTAAACGCAGAGGGAGTAGCTCggacgggggggagggggggggcaggcccCAAGCGGCCGCGGACAGCGACTCAGAGAACGAGGACGTCAAACCTGCAGCGTCCAAACAGTCCAAAGCCGACAGTGACTCTGACACAGAGACGCCCACGAAACGAAAGGCGGCACAGATAGACtcagacgaggaggagggggggggaaggaaacaggaggaagtgggagggggggggaagtggaACGCTGTGATGCAGTCTgacagtgaggatgaggaggagggacaaAAGAGGAAGGCTGCAGCCGGAAGTGAcggagagaagcaggaggaggagccgagAGACGACAGCGACGACGAGACGCCAG tgaagaggaagaaggccATCCTGTCagacagtgaggaagaggagaaagtagACAAACCAG cAGCCAAGAGGAGTCGGGCGGTGTCGGACGACGATGAGAACTCGGACAGCGACGCGGCGGGGGGGCCTGATAAGAGCCTGGCAGCCAAACTGAGGGAGCTCGGCTCCGACAGCGCCAGCGAGGAGGAGCGCTCGAAGGCGGCGGGGGGGAACCAGGACGAGCAGGCGCTGTTCGGCAGCGACAGCGAGTCTGGAGACGAGGAGGA GAAGATGATCGCAGACATCTTCGGGGAGTccggggaggaagaggaggaggagttcacG ggcTTCAACCAGGAGGACCTGGAGGGGGAGAAGCAACAGGccaaggagcagcagcagcagcagcagcaggaggagtcGGAGTCGGACGATGGAGTCGACCGCAGCGGCCAAGA caacaGCTTCATGTCCGACTTCGACATCATGCTCGCTCGGAGGAAAGCCATGAACAGCAAGAGGAGAAGACACCGGGACGGAGGGACGTTCATCAGCGACGCCGACGACGTGGTCAGCGCCATGATCTGCAAGATGACCGAGGCTGCAGAG GAGGATCGAACTCTGAACAGTCAGAAGAAACCGGCGCTGAAGAAACTCACGCTGCTGCCGCAGGTCGTCATGCACCTGAAGAA ACAGGACCTGAAGGAGACGTTCATCGACAGCGGGGTGATGTCGGCCATTAAAGAGTGGATCAGTCCTCTTCCAGACAAGTCGCTGCCTGCGCTCAGGATccgagaggagctgctgaagatCCTGCAGGAG ctgcccaGCGTCAGTCAGGAGACTCTGAAGCACAGCGGCATCGGCCGCTCCGTCATGTTTCTGTACAAACACCCCAAAGAGTCTCGACCCAACAAAGACCTGGCGCTCAAACTCATCA ATGAGTGGTCGCGGCCCATCTTCGGTCTGACGTCGAACTACAAGGGGATGACGAGAGAGGAGCGGCAGCAGAGAGACCTGGATCAGCAGATGCCTCAGAAACGACGGCTGAG tcAGCCTCAGAAGGTGGAGAGGGCGGAGGAACCTGACGTCTTCTCTCCACCAACCAG ctCCGGGGGTCAGACGCCTCGCAGGGACCTGGAGAAGCAGCTCACTGGAGAGGAGAA AGCTCTGCGACCCGGTGACCCCGGGTTCTGCGCCCGGGCTCGAGTCCCGATGCCGTCCAACAAGGACTACGTGGTTCGACCCAAGTGGAACGTAGAGGGCGACTCCAGCAGG GGGCCCATGAAGAAGGGCGTGTCCCGGGTCGATAAACAGATGCGTAGAATCGCTGAAGTCCGACGCCTGACGAAGCCCGGCCACGCCGTGAAGATCAGCGTCCAGGGAAACCACATGCCGCTCTGA
- the LOC133951882 gene encoding protein IWS1 homolog isoform X6 → MDGEEEDFMSGARSDDGGGTPVQDEHPGSDGEDVRSDRHESEDEDSHGEDGPQAAEPSGAASGSDNEERTAADSDSEVEAPRSHHNKSDSEVEAPRPADSDSEVEAPGSHHDKSDSEVEAPRPADSDSEVEAPRPADSDSEVEAPRPADRDSPVKHRTSGSDNEDSSPVKHRASDHEEGEGSSPPLKRRGSSSDGGEGGGRPQAAADSDSENEDVKPAASKQSKADSDSDTETPTKRKAAQIDSDEEEGGGRKQEEVGGGGKWNAVMQSDSEDEEEGQKRKAAAGSDGEKQEEEPRDDSDDETPVKRKKAILSDSEEEEKVDKPAAKRSRAVSDDDENSDSDAAGGPDKSLAAKLRELGSDSASEEERSKAAGGNQDEQALFGSDSESGDEEEKMIADIFGESGEEEEEEFTGFNQEDLEGEKQQAKEQQQQQQQEESESDDGVDRSGQDNSFMSDFDIMLARRKAMNSKRRRHRDGGTFISDADDVVSAMICKMTEAAEEDRTLNSQKKPALKKLTLLPQVVMHLKKQDLKETFIDSGVMSAIKEWISPLPDKSLPALRIREELLKILQELPSVSQETLKHSGIGRSVMFLYKHPKESRPNKDLALKLINEWSRPIFGLTSNYKGMTREERQQRDLDQQMPQKRRLSQPQKVERAEEPDVFSPPTSSGGQTPRRDLEKQLTGEEKALRPGDPGFCARARVPMPSNKDYVVRPKWNVEGDSSRGPMKKGVSRVDKQMRRIAEVRRLTKPGHAVKISVQGNHMPL, encoded by the exons aTGACGGCGGCGGCACTCCGGTTCAGGACGAACACCCGGGGTCAGACGGCGAGGACGTGAGGAGCGACAGACACGAGTCTGAG GACGAGGACAGCCACGGGGAGGACGGCCCTCAGGCCGCGGAGCCCAGCGGGGCCGCCAGCGGCTCCGACAACGAGGAGCGCACAGCGGCCGACAGTGACTCCGAGGTGGAGGCCCCCAGGAGCCACCACAACAAGAGTGACTCCGAGGTGGAGGCCCCCCGTCCTGCCGACAGTGACTCCGAGGTGGAGGCCCCCGGGAGCCACCACGACAAGAGTGACTCCGAGGTGGAGGCCCCCCGTCCTGCCGACAGTGACTCCGAG GTTGAGGCCCCCCGTCCTGCCGACAGCGACTCCGAG GTGGAGGCCCCCCGTCCTGCCGACCGCGACTCCCCGGTCAAACACAGGACGAGTGGATCAGACAACGAGGATTCGTCACCGGTCAAACACAGAGCGTCGGAtcatgaggagggggaggggtcGTCTCCTCCTCTTAAACGCAGAGGGAGTAGCTCggacgggggggagggggggggcaggcccCAAGCGGCCGCGGACAGCGACTCAGAGAACGAGGACGTCAAACCTGCAGCGTCCAAACAGTCCAAAGCCGACAGTGACTCTGACACAGAGACGCCCACGAAACGAAAGGCGGCACAGATAGACtcagacgaggaggagggggggggaaggaaacaggaggaagtgggagggggggggaagtggaACGCTGTGATGCAGTCTgacagtgaggatgaggaggagggacaaAAGAGGAAGGCTGCAGCCGGAAGTGAcggagagaagcaggaggaggagccgagAGACGACAGCGACGACGAGACGCCAG tgaagaggaagaaggccATCCTGTCagacagtgaggaagaggagaaagtagACAAACCAG cAGCCAAGAGGAGTCGGGCGGTGTCGGACGACGATGAGAACTCGGACAGCGACGCGGCGGGGGGGCCTGATAAGAGCCTGGCAGCCAAACTGAGGGAGCTCGGCTCCGACAGCGCCAGCGAGGAGGAGCGCTCGAAGGCGGCGGGGGGGAACCAGGACGAGCAGGCGCTGTTCGGCAGCGACAGCGAGTCTGGAGACGAGGAGGA GAAGATGATCGCAGACATCTTCGGGGAGTccggggaggaagaggaggaggagttcacG ggcTTCAACCAGGAGGACCTGGAGGGGGAGAAGCAACAGGccaaggagcagcagcagcagcagcagcaggaggagtcGGAGTCGGACGATGGAGTCGACCGCAGCGGCCAAGA caacaGCTTCATGTCCGACTTCGACATCATGCTCGCTCGGAGGAAAGCCATGAACAGCAAGAGGAGAAGACACCGGGACGGAGGGACGTTCATCAGCGACGCCGACGACGTGGTCAGCGCCATGATCTGCAAGATGACCGAGGCTGCAGAG GAGGATCGAACTCTGAACAGTCAGAAGAAACCGGCGCTGAAGAAACTCACGCTGCTGCCGCAGGTCGTCATGCACCTGAAGAA ACAGGACCTGAAGGAGACGTTCATCGACAGCGGGGTGATGTCGGCCATTAAAGAGTGGATCAGTCCTCTTCCAGACAAGTCGCTGCCTGCGCTCAGGATccgagaggagctgctgaagatCCTGCAGGAG ctgcccaGCGTCAGTCAGGAGACTCTGAAGCACAGCGGCATCGGCCGCTCCGTCATGTTTCTGTACAAACACCCCAAAGAGTCTCGACCCAACAAAGACCTGGCGCTCAAACTCATCA ATGAGTGGTCGCGGCCCATCTTCGGTCTGACGTCGAACTACAAGGGGATGACGAGAGAGGAGCGGCAGCAGAGAGACCTGGATCAGCAGATGCCTCAGAAACGACGGCTGAG tcAGCCTCAGAAGGTGGAGAGGGCGGAGGAACCTGACGTCTTCTCTCCACCAACCAG ctCCGGGGGTCAGACGCCTCGCAGGGACCTGGAGAAGCAGCTCACTGGAGAGGAGAA AGCTCTGCGACCCGGTGACCCCGGGTTCTGCGCCCGGGCTCGAGTCCCGATGCCGTCCAACAAGGACTACGTGGTTCGACCCAAGTGGAACGTAGAGGGCGACTCCAGCAGG GGGCCCATGAAGAAGGGCGTGTCCCGGGTCGATAAACAGATGCGTAGAATCGCTGAAGTCCGACGCCTGACGAAGCCCGGCCACGCCGTGAAGATCAGCGTCCAGGGAAACCACATGCCGCTCTGA
- the LOC133951882 gene encoding protein IWS1 homolog isoform X9: protein MDGEEEDFMSGARSDDGGGTPVQDEHPGSDGEDVRSDRHESEDEDSHGEDGPQAAEPSGAASGSDNEERTAADSDSEVEAPRSHHNKSDSEVEAPRPADSDSEVEAPRPADSDSEVEAPRPADRDSPVKHRTSGSDNEDSSPVKHRASDHEEGEGSSPPLKRRGSSSDGGEGGGRPQAAADSDSENEDVKPAASKQSKADSDSDTETPTKRKAAQIDSDEEEGGGRKQEEVGGGGKWNAVMQSDSEDEEEGQKRKAAAGSDGEKQEEEPRDDSDDETPVKRKKAILSDSEEEEKVDKPAAKRSRAVSDDDENSDSDAAGGPDKSLAAKLRELGSDSASEEERSKAAGGNQDEQALFGSDSESGDEEEKMIADIFGESGEEEEEEFTGFNQEDLEGEKQQAKEQQQQQQQEESESDDGVDRSGQDNSFMSDFDIMLARRKAMNSKRRRHRDGGTFISDADDVVSAMICKMTEAAEEDRTLNSQKKPALKKLTLLPQVVMHLKKQDLKETFIDSGVMSAIKEWISPLPDKSLPALRIREELLKILQELPSVSQETLKHSGIGRSVMFLYKHPKESRPNKDLALKLINEWSRPIFGLTSNYKGMTREERQQRDLDQQMPQKRRLSQPQKVERAEEPDVFSPPTSSGGQTPRRDLEKQLTGEEKALRPGDPGFCARARVPMPSNKDYVVRPKWNVEGDSSRGPMKKGVSRVDKQMRRIAEVRRLTKPGHAVKISVQGNHMPL, encoded by the exons aTGACGGCGGCGGCACTCCGGTTCAGGACGAACACCCGGGGTCAGACGGCGAGGACGTGAGGAGCGACAGACACGAGTCTGAG GACGAGGACAGCCACGGGGAGGACGGCCCTCAGGCCGCGGAGCCCAGCGGGGCCGCCAGCGGCTCCGACAACGAGGAGCGCACAGCGGCCGACAGTGACTCCGAGGTGGAGGCCCCCAGGAGCCACCACAACAAGAGTGACTCCGAGGTGGAGGCCCCCCGTCCTGCCGACAGTGACTCCGAG GTGGAGGCCCCCCGTCCTGCCGACAGTGACTCCGAG GTGGAGGCCCCCCGTCCTGCCGACCGCGACTCCCCGGTCAAACACAGGACGAGTGGATCAGACAACGAGGATTCGTCACCGGTCAAACACAGAGCGTCGGAtcatgaggagggggaggggtcGTCTCCTCCTCTTAAACGCAGAGGGAGTAGCTCggacgggggggagggggggggcaggcccCAAGCGGCCGCGGACAGCGACTCAGAGAACGAGGACGTCAAACCTGCAGCGTCCAAACAGTCCAAAGCCGACAGTGACTCTGACACAGAGACGCCCACGAAACGAAAGGCGGCACAGATAGACtcagacgaggaggagggggggggaaggaaacaggaggaagtgggagggggggggaagtggaACGCTGTGATGCAGTCTgacagtgaggatgaggaggagggacaaAAGAGGAAGGCTGCAGCCGGAAGTGAcggagagaagcaggaggaggagccgagAGACGACAGCGACGACGAGACGCCAG tgaagaggaagaaggccATCCTGTCagacagtgaggaagaggagaaagtagACAAACCAG cAGCCAAGAGGAGTCGGGCGGTGTCGGACGACGATGAGAACTCGGACAGCGACGCGGCGGGGGGGCCTGATAAGAGCCTGGCAGCCAAACTGAGGGAGCTCGGCTCCGACAGCGCCAGCGAGGAGGAGCGCTCGAAGGCGGCGGGGGGGAACCAGGACGAGCAGGCGCTGTTCGGCAGCGACAGCGAGTCTGGAGACGAGGAGGA GAAGATGATCGCAGACATCTTCGGGGAGTccggggaggaagaggaggaggagttcacG ggcTTCAACCAGGAGGACCTGGAGGGGGAGAAGCAACAGGccaaggagcagcagcagcagcagcagcaggaggagtcGGAGTCGGACGATGGAGTCGACCGCAGCGGCCAAGA caacaGCTTCATGTCCGACTTCGACATCATGCTCGCTCGGAGGAAAGCCATGAACAGCAAGAGGAGAAGACACCGGGACGGAGGGACGTTCATCAGCGACGCCGACGACGTGGTCAGCGCCATGATCTGCAAGATGACCGAGGCTGCAGAG GAGGATCGAACTCTGAACAGTCAGAAGAAACCGGCGCTGAAGAAACTCACGCTGCTGCCGCAGGTCGTCATGCACCTGAAGAA ACAGGACCTGAAGGAGACGTTCATCGACAGCGGGGTGATGTCGGCCATTAAAGAGTGGATCAGTCCTCTTCCAGACAAGTCGCTGCCTGCGCTCAGGATccgagaggagctgctgaagatCCTGCAGGAG ctgcccaGCGTCAGTCAGGAGACTCTGAAGCACAGCGGCATCGGCCGCTCCGTCATGTTTCTGTACAAACACCCCAAAGAGTCTCGACCCAACAAAGACCTGGCGCTCAAACTCATCA ATGAGTGGTCGCGGCCCATCTTCGGTCTGACGTCGAACTACAAGGGGATGACGAGAGAGGAGCGGCAGCAGAGAGACCTGGATCAGCAGATGCCTCAGAAACGACGGCTGAG tcAGCCTCAGAAGGTGGAGAGGGCGGAGGAACCTGACGTCTTCTCTCCACCAACCAG ctCCGGGGGTCAGACGCCTCGCAGGGACCTGGAGAAGCAGCTCACTGGAGAGGAGAA AGCTCTGCGACCCGGTGACCCCGGGTTCTGCGCCCGGGCTCGAGTCCCGATGCCGTCCAACAAGGACTACGTGGTTCGACCCAAGTGGAACGTAGAGGGCGACTCCAGCAGG GGGCCCATGAAGAAGGGCGTGTCCCGGGTCGATAAACAGATGCGTAGAATCGCTGAAGTCCGACGCCTGACGAAGCCCGGCCACGCCGTGAAGATCAGCGTCCAGGGAAACCACATGCCGCTCTGA
- the LOC133951882 gene encoding protein IWS1 homolog isoform X5 produces the protein MDGEEEDFMSGARSDDGGGTPVQDEHPGSDGEDVRSDRHESEDEDSHGEDGPQAAEPSGAASGSDNEERTAADSDSEVEAPRSHHNKSDSEVEAPRPADSDSEVEAPRPADSDSEVEAPGSHHDKSDSEVEAPRPADSDSEVEAPRSHHDKSDSEVEAPRPADRDSPVKHRTSGSDNEDSSPVKHRASDHEEGEGSSPPLKRRGSSSDGGEGGGRPQAAADSDSENEDVKPAASKQSKADSDSDTETPTKRKAAQIDSDEEEGGGRKQEEVGGGGKWNAVMQSDSEDEEEGQKRKAAAGSDGEKQEEEPRDDSDDETPVKRKKAILSDSEEEEKVDKPAAKRSRAVSDDDENSDSDAAGGPDKSLAAKLRELGSDSASEEERSKAAGGNQDEQALFGSDSESGDEEEKMIADIFGESGEEEEEEFTGFNQEDLEGEKQQAKEQQQQQQQEESESDDGVDRSGQDNSFMSDFDIMLARRKAMNSKRRRHRDGGTFISDADDVVSAMICKMTEAAEEDRTLNSQKKPALKKLTLLPQVVMHLKKQDLKETFIDSGVMSAIKEWISPLPDKSLPALRIREELLKILQELPSVSQETLKHSGIGRSVMFLYKHPKESRPNKDLALKLINEWSRPIFGLTSNYKGMTREERQQRDLDQQMPQKRRLSQPQKVERAEEPDVFSPPTSSGGQTPRRDLEKQLTGEEKALRPGDPGFCARARVPMPSNKDYVVRPKWNVEGDSSRGPMKKGVSRVDKQMRRIAEVRRLTKPGHAVKISVQGNHMPL, from the exons aTGACGGCGGCGGCACTCCGGTTCAGGACGAACACCCGGGGTCAGACGGCGAGGACGTGAGGAGCGACAGACACGAGTCTGAG GACGAGGACAGCCACGGGGAGGACGGCCCTCAGGCCGCGGAGCCCAGCGGGGCCGCCAGCGGCTCCGACAACGAGGAGCGCACAGCGGCCGACAGTGACTCCGAGGTGGAGGCCCCCAGGAGCCACCACAACAAGAGTGACTCCGAGGTGGAGGCCCCCCGTCCTGCCGACAGTGACTCCGAG GTGGAGGCCCCCCGTCCTGCCGACAGTGACTCCGAGGTGGAGGCCCCCGGGAGCCACCACGACAAGAGTGACTCCGAGGTTGAGGCCCCCCGTCCTGCCGACAGCGACTCCGAGGTGGAGGCCCCCAGGAGCCACCACGACAAGAGTGACTCCGAGGTGGAGGCCCCCCGTCCTGCCGACCGCGACTCCCCGGTCAAACACAGGACGAGTGGATCAGACAACGAGGATTCGTCACCGGTCAAACACAGAGCGTCGGAtcatgaggagggggaggggtcGTCTCCTCCTCTTAAACGCAGAGGGAGTAGCTCggacgggggggagggggggggcaggcccCAAGCGGCCGCGGACAGCGACTCAGAGAACGAGGACGTCAAACCTGCAGCGTCCAAACAGTCCAAAGCCGACAGTGACTCTGACACAGAGACGCCCACGAAACGAAAGGCGGCACAGATAGACtcagacgaggaggagggggggggaaggaaacaggaggaagtgggagggggggggaagtggaACGCTGTGATGCAGTCTgacagtgaggatgaggaggagggacaaAAGAGGAAGGCTGCAGCCGGAAGTGAcggagagaagcaggaggaggagccgagAGACGACAGCGACGACGAGACGCCAG tgaagaggaagaaggccATCCTGTCagacagtgaggaagaggagaaagtagACAAACCAG cAGCCAAGAGGAGTCGGGCGGTGTCGGACGACGATGAGAACTCGGACAGCGACGCGGCGGGGGGGCCTGATAAGAGCCTGGCAGCCAAACTGAGGGAGCTCGGCTCCGACAGCGCCAGCGAGGAGGAGCGCTCGAAGGCGGCGGGGGGGAACCAGGACGAGCAGGCGCTGTTCGGCAGCGACAGCGAGTCTGGAGACGAGGAGGA GAAGATGATCGCAGACATCTTCGGGGAGTccggggaggaagaggaggaggagttcacG ggcTTCAACCAGGAGGACCTGGAGGGGGAGAAGCAACAGGccaaggagcagcagcagcagcagcagcaggaggagtcGGAGTCGGACGATGGAGTCGACCGCAGCGGCCAAGA caacaGCTTCATGTCCGACTTCGACATCATGCTCGCTCGGAGGAAAGCCATGAACAGCAAGAGGAGAAGACACCGGGACGGAGGGACGTTCATCAGCGACGCCGACGACGTGGTCAGCGCCATGATCTGCAAGATGACCGAGGCTGCAGAG GAGGATCGAACTCTGAACAGTCAGAAGAAACCGGCGCTGAAGAAACTCACGCTGCTGCCGCAGGTCGTCATGCACCTGAAGAA ACAGGACCTGAAGGAGACGTTCATCGACAGCGGGGTGATGTCGGCCATTAAAGAGTGGATCAGTCCTCTTCCAGACAAGTCGCTGCCTGCGCTCAGGATccgagaggagctgctgaagatCCTGCAGGAG ctgcccaGCGTCAGTCAGGAGACTCTGAAGCACAGCGGCATCGGCCGCTCCGTCATGTTTCTGTACAAACACCCCAAAGAGTCTCGACCCAACAAAGACCTGGCGCTCAAACTCATCA ATGAGTGGTCGCGGCCCATCTTCGGTCTGACGTCGAACTACAAGGGGATGACGAGAGAGGAGCGGCAGCAGAGAGACCTGGATCAGCAGATGCCTCAGAAACGACGGCTGAG tcAGCCTCAGAAGGTGGAGAGGGCGGAGGAACCTGACGTCTTCTCTCCACCAACCAG ctCCGGGGGTCAGACGCCTCGCAGGGACCTGGAGAAGCAGCTCACTGGAGAGGAGAA AGCTCTGCGACCCGGTGACCCCGGGTTCTGCGCCCGGGCTCGAGTCCCGATGCCGTCCAACAAGGACTACGTGGTTCGACCCAAGTGGAACGTAGAGGGCGACTCCAGCAGG GGGCCCATGAAGAAGGGCGTGTCCCGGGTCGATAAACAGATGCGTAGAATCGCTGAAGTCCGACGCCTGACGAAGCCCGGCCACGCCGTGAAGATCAGCGTCCAGGGAAACCACATGCCGCTCTGA